Proteins encoded together in one Variovorax paradoxus window:
- a CDS encoding ABC transporter ATP-binding protein: MSAVLEPRSTEAGEPLVVAHDLARTFDVSPPWLNRVLERKPRVLLHAVDGVSFSIERGKTLALVGESGCGKSTVARLLVGLYAPTRGGLQFDGQDAHAAFKTAEGRKLRRRIQMIFQDPYASLNPRWIVEDIIGEPLREHGILSGKAELGERVGELLRSVGLSPLDMSKYPHQFSGGQRQRISIARALATQPEFLVCDEPTSALDVSVQAQVLNIMKDLQRQQGLTYLFISHNLAVVRHVADQVGVMYLGRLVEVADKQKLFAEPQHPYTRMLLDAIPQMKHTGRARTPVRGEVPNPLNPPTGCAFHPRCPHANARCSAERPKLLSIKGVQVACHAAEEGRI; encoded by the coding sequence ATGAGCGCAGTACTCGAACCCCGCAGCACGGAAGCCGGCGAGCCGCTGGTCGTCGCCCACGATCTGGCCCGTACTTTCGACGTGTCGCCGCCTTGGCTCAACCGCGTGCTCGAGCGCAAGCCGCGCGTGCTGCTGCATGCCGTCGACGGCGTGAGCTTTTCCATCGAACGCGGCAAGACGCTGGCGCTGGTCGGCGAATCGGGCTGCGGCAAGAGCACCGTTGCGCGCCTGCTGGTCGGCCTGTATGCACCGACCCGAGGTGGCCTGCAGTTCGACGGACAGGATGCGCACGCCGCATTCAAGACGGCCGAAGGCCGCAAGCTGCGCCGCCGCATCCAGATGATCTTCCAGGACCCGTACGCGAGCCTGAACCCGCGCTGGATCGTCGAAGACATCATCGGCGAGCCGCTTCGCGAGCATGGCATCCTGAGCGGCAAGGCCGAGTTGGGCGAGCGCGTGGGCGAGCTGCTCAGGTCCGTCGGCCTCTCGCCGCTGGACATGAGCAAGTACCCCCACCAGTTCTCGGGCGGCCAGCGCCAGCGCATTTCCATTGCGCGAGCGCTTGCCACGCAGCCCGAGTTCCTGGTGTGCGACGAGCCCACCTCGGCGCTCGACGTGAGCGTGCAGGCGCAGGTACTCAACATCATGAAAGACCTGCAGCGCCAGCAGGGGCTCACCTATCTCTTCATCTCGCACAACCTTGCGGTGGTGCGGCATGTGGCCGACCAGGTCGGCGTGATGTACCTGGGCCGGCTGGTCGAGGTGGCCGACAAGCAGAAGCTCTTCGCCGAGCCGCAGCACCCGTACACGCGCATGCTGCTCGACGCAATTCCGCAGATGAAGCACACCGGCCGCGCGCGCACGCCGGTTCGGGGCGAGGTGCCGAACCCGCTCAATCCGCCGACGGGCTGCGCGTTTCACCCGCGTTGCCCGCATGCGAATGCGCGGTGCTCGGCGGAGCGGCCGAAGCTCTTGAGCATCAAGGGTGTGCAGGTGGCGTGCCACGCGGCGGAGGAAGGCCGCATCTAG
- a CDS encoding ABC transporter permease translates to MKKTLARWLDSDVGYSFRTSPVAIGAALIALACVFCAVFAGWVSPHNPFDLATLELGDARLPPAWSAEGSSKYLLGTDDQGRDILSAVIYGARISLIVGVVSVLLSITVGVVFGLLAGFLGGWLDSFLMRVCDVMLSFPPILVALLIAGVGRALFPGAHESLAFGVLIISISLTGWVQYARTVRGSTLVERNKEYVQAARVTGVAPLRIMLRHVLPNVMGPVMVLATIQVATAIITEATLSFLGVGVPPTSPSLGTLISIGNQYLFSGEWWITVFPGLMLVLIALSVNLLGDWLRDALNPRLR, encoded by the coding sequence ATGAAAAAAACACTTGCCCGCTGGCTCGACAGCGACGTCGGCTACAGCTTCCGCACTTCACCCGTGGCAATCGGTGCGGCACTCATCGCGCTGGCCTGCGTGTTCTGTGCGGTCTTTGCCGGATGGGTCTCCCCGCACAACCCGTTCGACCTTGCAACGCTCGAACTCGGCGATGCGCGTCTGCCGCCTGCATGGAGCGCTGAAGGCTCGTCCAAATACCTGCTCGGCACCGATGACCAGGGCCGCGACATTCTCTCGGCCGTGATCTACGGCGCGCGCATCTCGTTGATCGTGGGCGTCGTCTCCGTGTTGCTGTCGATCACCGTCGGCGTCGTGTTCGGCCTGCTCGCAGGCTTTCTCGGCGGCTGGCTCGATTCGTTCCTGATGCGCGTATGCGACGTGATGCTGTCGTTTCCGCCCATTCTGGTGGCACTCCTCATCGCGGGCGTCGGCCGCGCTCTGTTCCCGGGCGCCCATGAGTCGCTGGCCTTCGGCGTGCTCATCATCTCCATCTCCTTGACCGGCTGGGTGCAATACGCGCGCACCGTGCGCGGCTCCACGCTGGTGGAGCGCAACAAGGAATACGTGCAGGCTGCCCGCGTGACCGGCGTGGCCCCGCTTCGCATCATGCTGCGCCACGTGCTGCCCAACGTGATGGGGCCGGTGATGGTGCTGGCAACCATTCAGGTGGCCACCGCCATCATCACCGAGGCGACGCTGTCGTTCCTTGGCGTGGGCGTGCCGCCGACATCTCCTTCGCTCGGAACGCTGATCAGCATCGGCAACCAGTACCTGTTCTCGGGTGAATGGTGGATCACCGTGTTTCCGGGTTTGATGCTGGTGCTGATTGCGCTCAGCGTGAACCTGCTCGGCGACTGGCTGCGGGACGCATTGAACCCGCGCCTGCGCTGA
- a CDS encoding porin codes for MKKSLVALAALAVAGVASAQSSVTLSSVTLFGVVDASISGYSSTSRDLNPTVFRCGRRVDQRLLVHLA; via the coding sequence ATGAAAAAATCTCTAGTTGCTCTGGCTGCCCTGGCTGTTGCCGGTGTTGCCTCGGCTCAGTCGTCCGTCACGCTGTCGTCCGTCACGCTGTTCGGTGTGGTCGACGCGTCGATCAGCGGCTACTCGTCCACCTCGCGTGACTTGAACCCGACGGTTTTTCGGTGTGGTCGACGCGTCGATCAGCGGCTACTCGTCCACCTCGCGTGA
- a CDS encoding porin, producing the protein MGFRGTEDLGGGLAASFWLEAPISNDDGQQGIATFARRSTVSLSGGFGEVRLGREPVGWFR; encoded by the coding sequence CTGGGCTTCCGTGGTACGGAAGACCTCGGTGGTGGCCTGGCAGCCAGCTTCTGGCTCGAAGCCCCGATCTCCAACGACGACGGCCAGCAAGGTATTGCGACGTTCGCTCGTCGCTCGACCGTGAGCCTGTCGGGTGGTTTCGGTGAAGTCCGCCTCGGCCGTGAGCCTGTCGGGTGGTTTCGGTGA
- a CDS encoding M20 aminoacylase family protein translates to MTAVAAPRLQASGRAFAHIASFYPEITAFRRDLHAHPELGFEEVYTAGRVREALRACGVDEIHDRIGKTGVVGVIRGKSTASGRMIGLRADMDALPMREDNDFGWRSANDGLMHGCGHDGHTAMLVGAARYLAETRNFDGTAVLIFQPGEEGFAGARVMIEDGLFDRFPVQSVYAMHNWPGMPAGTVGINRGAMMAAADRITIEIKGKGGHGAHAYQTIDPVVVAAHIITAAQTIVSRSVRPIDAAVVSICAVQAGDLGAMSVIPGEATLVGTVRTFSARVQAQVEQRLTELCTAVAAGFGATATIKYERIYPATINTAPEAMFAADVAESLVGASNVDRSMEPSMGAEDFSFMLQKKAGAYLRIGQDVKNGAFLHNSRYDFNDEILPLGAALHAGLIEQGMPLAATRSGQPVKDAATAAP, encoded by the coding sequence ATGACGGCTGTCGCAGCACCCCGGCTGCAAGCTTCGGGAAGGGCATTTGCTCACATCGCGAGTTTTTATCCGGAGATCACGGCCTTTCGCCGCGACCTTCATGCGCATCCTGAACTCGGCTTCGAAGAGGTCTACACGGCCGGCCGCGTGCGCGAAGCACTGCGTGCCTGCGGGGTGGACGAAATTCACGACCGCATCGGCAAGACCGGCGTGGTGGGCGTCATCCGTGGAAAGTCCACTGCAAGCGGACGAATGATCGGCCTGCGCGCCGACATGGATGCACTGCCCATGCGCGAAGACAACGACTTCGGCTGGCGCTCGGCCAACGACGGCCTGATGCACGGTTGCGGGCACGACGGGCACACCGCCATGCTGGTCGGGGCCGCGCGCTACCTGGCCGAAACCCGCAACTTCGACGGCACGGCGGTGCTGATCTTCCAGCCGGGCGAAGAAGGCTTTGCCGGCGCGCGCGTGATGATCGAAGACGGCCTGTTCGACCGCTTTCCGGTGCAGTCGGTCTATGCAATGCACAACTGGCCCGGCATGCCGGCCGGCACGGTAGGCATCAACCGCGGCGCCATGATGGCTGCGGCCGACCGCATCACCATCGAGATCAAGGGCAAGGGCGGTCATGGTGCCCATGCGTACCAGACCATCGATCCGGTGGTGGTTGCCGCGCACATCATCACTGCCGCGCAAACCATTGTCTCGCGCAGCGTGCGTCCCATCGACGCGGCGGTCGTCAGCATCTGCGCCGTGCAGGCAGGCGACCTGGGCGCGATGAGCGTCATTCCGGGCGAGGCCACGCTCGTCGGCACCGTGCGCACCTTCAGCGCGCGCGTGCAGGCGCAGGTCGAGCAGAGGCTGACCGAGCTCTGCACGGCCGTTGCCGCGGGCTTTGGCGCAACCGCCACCATCAAGTACGAGCGCATCTATCCGGCCACCATCAACACCGCCCCCGAGGCGATGTTCGCGGCCGACGTGGCCGAATCGCTGGTGGGTGCCTCCAATGTCGACCGCAGCATGGAGCCCAGCATGGGCGCCGAAGACTTCTCTTTCATGCTGCAGAAAAAGGCGGGCGCCTACCTGCGCATTGGCCAGGACGTGAAGAACGGCGCCTTCCTGCACAACAGCCGCTACGACTTCAACGACGAGATCCTGCCGCTCGGCGCCGCATTGCATGCGGGGCTGATCGAGCAGGGCATGCCGCTGGCTGCTACCCGCAGCGGGCAGCCCGTGAAAGACGCCGCTACCGCGGCGCCTTGA
- a CDS encoding ABC transporter permease — protein sequence MIAFVLRRLIQAVIVMIAVAFIAFLLFQYVGDPVVFLLGQDAKPEQIREMRAALGLDQPFFVQFWHFLVNAAQGEFGLSLRQGAKVSRLIGERFPATLELALVAAVLALFIGIPMGVYTALRRGTFLSQVFMTVSLLGVSLPTFLIGILLILVFAVTLGWFPSFGRGETVQFGWWSTGLLRADGWHHIVLPAVTLAIFQLTLIMRLVRAEMLEVLRADYIKFARARGLTNRAIHFDHALKNTLVPVMTITGLQLGGLIAFAIITESVFQWPGMGLLFIQAVTFADVPVMAAYLCLIALIFVVINLVVDLLYFVVDPRLRVGKAGGH from the coding sequence ATGATTGCCTTCGTCCTGCGCCGCCTGATCCAGGCCGTGATCGTCATGATCGCGGTTGCGTTCATTGCCTTCCTTCTCTTTCAATATGTGGGCGACCCGGTCGTCTTTCTGTTGGGCCAGGACGCCAAGCCCGAGCAGATTCGCGAAATGCGCGCCGCATTGGGGCTCGACCAACCCTTCTTCGTGCAGTTCTGGCACTTTCTCGTCAATGCAGCGCAAGGCGAGTTCGGCCTCAGCCTGCGCCAAGGCGCAAAAGTGTCGCGCCTCATTGGCGAGCGCTTCCCTGCGACGCTCGAGCTTGCGCTCGTCGCCGCGGTGCTAGCGTTGTTCATCGGCATTCCGATGGGCGTCTACACGGCGTTGCGCCGCGGCACCTTTCTGAGCCAGGTCTTCATGACCGTATCGCTGCTCGGCGTGTCGCTTCCCACCTTCCTGATCGGAATCCTGCTGATCCTCGTCTTTGCCGTCACACTGGGTTGGTTTCCGAGCTTCGGACGTGGTGAAACCGTGCAGTTTGGCTGGTGGAGCACCGGCCTCCTGCGCGCCGACGGCTGGCATCACATCGTCTTGCCCGCAGTAACGCTCGCGATATTCCAGCTCACCTTGATCATGCGGCTGGTCCGCGCGGAAATGCTCGAGGTCCTGCGCGCCGACTACATCAAGTTTGCACGGGCCCGCGGGTTGACGAACCGGGCCATCCACTTCGACCACGCGCTCAAGAACACGCTGGTGCCGGTCATGACCATCACCGGCCTGCAGCTCGGCGGCCTGATCGCTTTTGCCATCATCACCGAGTCGGTATTCCAGTGGCCCGGCATGGGCCTGCTGTTCATCCAGGCCGTGACTTTCGCCGACGTCCCGGTGATGGCGGCCTACCTGTGCCTCATTGCGCTGATCTTCGTGGTGATCAACCTGGTGGTCGATCTGTTGTACTTCGTGGTCGATCCAAGGCTGCGCGTTGGCAAGGCGGGAGGACATTGA
- the coq7 gene encoding 2-polyprenyl-3-methyl-6-methoxy-1,4-benzoquinone monooxygenase — MIFSLDPALAAADAALRTLFARPHATRAMPHPALAPGEMTDSERREAGALMRVNHVGEVCAQALYTAQAAVARDPVLRARLLEASHEETDHLAWTQQRLNELGARPSVLNPLWYAGAFGLGLVAGRLGDPLSLGFVAETERQVEAHLESHLGRLPSADSASRAVVEQMKVDEARHAEQAIDAGAVELPAPAKALMRFASRVMTTVAHRI, encoded by the coding sequence ATGATCTTTTCGCTCGATCCCGCCTTGGCCGCAGCGGATGCGGCATTACGTACTCTTTTTGCGCGGCCCCACGCCACGCGGGCCATGCCACACCCGGCTCTGGCTCCAGGTGAAATGACTGATTCGGAGCGGCGTGAGGCCGGAGCGCTGATGCGGGTGAACCATGTCGGAGAAGTGTGTGCACAAGCGCTTTACACCGCACAGGCCGCAGTGGCGCGCGATCCGGTCCTGCGCGCCCGCTTGCTCGAAGCCTCGCACGAAGAAACCGACCATCTGGCATGGACGCAGCAGCGTCTGAACGAGCTCGGCGCCCGGCCTTCGGTTCTGAACCCCCTCTGGTATGCGGGTGCATTCGGCCTGGGCTTGGTAGCCGGACGCCTGGGAGACCCTTTGAGCCTGGGCTTCGTCGCAGAAACCGAACGCCAGGTGGAAGCCCATCTGGAGAGTCATCTGGGCCGTCTTCCGTCTGCCGATAGCGCCTCGAGGGCCGTGGTCGAGCAGATGAAGGTCGATGAAGCCCGGCATGCCGAACAGGCCATCGATGCGGGAGCCGTGGAATTGCCGGCCCCGGCCAAGGCCCTGATGCGATTCGCCTCCCGCGTAATGACCACGGTGGCGCACCGGATCTGA
- a CDS encoding ABC transporter ATP-binding protein has protein sequence MTLLQVKNLVVEFPHRRGTLRALDGISFDIAPGEILGVVGESGAGKSLTGAAIIGLLEPPGRVASGEIVLEGQRIDNLGFDAMRPIRGRKIGAIFQDPLTSLNPLYTVGRQLVETIRTHLPVTEAEARRRAIGLLQDTGIPAAEQRIDHFPHQFSGGMRQRVVIALALAAEPKLIVADEPTTALDVSIQAQIIQLLKRVCKERGAAVMLITHDMGVIAETCDRVAVMYAGRVAEIGPVHEVIHQPAHPYTSGLMASIPDMASDRERLNQIDGAMPRLNAIPQGCAYNPRCPRTFARCLTERPELMHAGATRAACWLHDAADPHKGQAELAARHHDAQLAGERAVPDAAAPIAEVTR, from the coding sequence ATGACGCTGCTCCAGGTCAAAAACCTCGTCGTCGAGTTTCCGCATCGCCGCGGCACGCTGCGTGCGCTCGACGGCATTTCTTTCGACATTGCGCCCGGTGAAATCCTGGGTGTGGTGGGGGAGTCGGGTGCCGGCAAGTCGCTCACGGGCGCCGCCATCATCGGGCTGCTCGAGCCGCCGGGCCGCGTGGCCAGCGGAGAAATCGTGCTCGAAGGCCAGCGCATCGACAACCTGGGTTTCGATGCGATGCGCCCCATTCGTGGCCGCAAGATCGGCGCGATCTTCCAAGACCCGTTGACTTCGCTCAACCCGCTCTACACCGTGGGCCGCCAGCTGGTCGAGACCATCCGCACCCACCTGCCGGTGACCGAAGCCGAAGCGCGGCGCCGTGCCATCGGCCTGCTGCAGGACACCGGCATTCCGGCCGCCGAGCAGCGCATCGACCATTTTCCGCACCAGTTTTCGGGCGGCATGCGCCAGCGCGTGGTCATTGCACTGGCGCTCGCGGCCGAGCCCAAGCTCATCGTGGCCGACGAGCCGACCACCGCGCTCGACGTCTCCATCCAGGCGCAGATCATCCAGCTGCTCAAGCGCGTCTGCAAGGAGCGCGGTGCCGCCGTGATGCTGATCACGCACGACATGGGCGTGATCGCCGAAACCTGCGACCGGGTGGCCGTGATGTACGCGGGCCGCGTTGCCGAGATCGGCCCGGTGCACGAAGTGATCCACCAGCCGGCGCATCCCTACACCTCCGGCTTGATGGCGTCGATTCCCGACATGGCCAGCGACCGCGAGCGCCTGAACCAGATCGACGGCGCCATGCCGCGGCTCAACGCCATTCCGCAAGGCTGTGCCTACAACCCGCGCTGCCCGCGCACTTTTGCACGCTGCCTGACGGAGCGGCCCGAACTCATGCATGCGGGTGCCACGCGCGCCGCCTGCTGGCTGCACGACGCCGCCGATCCGCACAAGGGCCAGGCCGAACTCGCGGCCCGGCACCACGATGCGCAGCTTGCCGGCGAGCGCGCCGTTCCCGATGCGGCCGCACCGATTGCAGAGGTCACCCGATGA
- a CDS encoding porin produces the protein MKSASAVSLSGGFGEVRLGRDYTPTFWNDTVFDPFGTNGVGVFDPFGTNGVGSNLINTANDAFGSFLTPAASTAPFTNVGNSNYVRASNTIGYFLPPNLGGFYGQVQYGFSEKTKYDNGTFTPNVANNSRAGRYVGGRFGYANGPLDVAVAYGSSTIGDQFYVGTTTKVNTLNLGASYDFGPVKLFGEVSRAKNKVDYEVTPLFTGGRPDVDLTGYLLGVTVPVGAGLIRASYSRVKYDFNEVQLPFEPATADPKASKLALGYVHNLSKRTALYATVARVSNKNGSALTVGGPAFVTGAFTPKNSTGYDFGIRHAF, from the coding sequence GTGAAGTCCGCCTCGGCCGTGAGCCTGTCGGGTGGTTTCGGTGAAGTCCGCCTCGGCCGTGACTACACCCCCACGTTCTGGAACGACACCGTGTTCGATCCGTTCGGCACCAACGGCGTTGGCGTGTTCGATCCGTTCGGCACCAACGGCGTTGGCTCGAACCTGATCAACACCGCAAACGACGCTTTCGGCAGCTTCCTGACCCCGGCAGCTTCGACGGCTCCGTTCACGAACGTTGGCAACAGCAACTACGTTCGCGCCAGCAACACCATCGGCTACTTCCTGCCGCCGAACCTGGGTGGTTTCTACGGCCAAGTCCAGTACGGCTTCAGCGAGAAGACCAAGTACGACAACGGCACGTTCACGCCTAACGTTGCGAACAACTCGCGCGCTGGTCGTTACGTTGGTGGCCGTTTCGGCTACGCCAATGGCCCGCTGGACGTCGCAGTTGCTTACGGCAGCAGCACGATCGGTGACCAGTTCTATGTTGGCACGACCACCAAGGTCAACACGCTGAACCTCGGCGCTTCGTATGACTTCGGTCCCGTGAAGCTCTTCGGTGAAGTGTCGCGCGCCAAGAACAAGGTTGACTACGAAGTCACCCCCCTGTTCACCGGCGGCCGTCCTGACGTTGACCTGACCGGCTACCTGCTCGGCGTGACCGTGCCGGTTGGCGCTGGCCTGATCCGCGCTTCGTACTCGCGCGTCAAGTACGACTTCAACGAAGTCCAACTGCCGTTCGAACCCGCAACGGCTGACCCGAAGGCTAGCAAGCTGGCTCTGGGCTACGTGCACAACCTGTCGAAGCGCACGGCTCTGTACGCTACCGTTGCTCGCGTGAGCAACAAGAACGGCTCGGCTCTGACGGTTGGCGGTCCTGCCTTCGTGACCGGTGCCTTCACCCCGAAGAACTCCACCGGCTACGACTTCGGTATCCGTCACGCTTTCTAA
- a CDS encoding OsmC family protein, translated as MECTVSWTGDSGTRSAMGFVAETGSGHVLAMDGAPDAAKPENGGQNLAPRPMETVLAGTGGCTAYDVVLILKRGRHRVERCSVKLTSERAEKDPKVFTKIHMHFTVAGKGIPAAAVERAIAMSHETYCSASIMLAKTAEITTSFDLIET; from the coding sequence ATGGAATGCACAGTAAGTTGGACCGGCGATTCCGGCACCCGTTCTGCCATGGGGTTCGTGGCTGAAACAGGCAGCGGGCATGTATTGGCGATGGATGGCGCGCCGGATGCGGCAAAGCCCGAAAACGGCGGCCAAAACCTCGCCCCCAGGCCCATGGAAACCGTGCTGGCGGGCACGGGCGGCTGCACCGCTTACGATGTGGTGCTCATCCTGAAGCGGGGCCGGCATCGCGTGGAGCGCTGCAGCGTCAAGCTGACCAGCGAACGCGCGGAAAAAGACCCCAAGGTCTTCACGAAGATCCACATGCACTTCACCGTCGCGGGCAAGGGCATTCCCGCCGCTGCGGTCGAGCGCGCCATCGCAATGAGCCACGAGACCTATTGCTCGGCGAGCATCATGCTTGCGAAGACCGCCGAGATCACCACCAGCTTCGACCTGATCGAAACCTGA
- a CDS encoding ABC transporter substrate-binding protein, protein MSFKKKVAAATVLCALGAISLVASAQTIRIANQGDALSLDPHSLNESLQLSVTANVYETLVGRNKDLSLAPLLATSWKQTSPNIWRFELRKGVVFHDGTPFTADDVVFSFARAQGDGSDLRATLSDIKAVRKVGDLAVEIETNGPFPILPDVISLTMIMSKKWCEENQATKPVDRRKGIENTASFKANGTGPFRVRERQPNVRTVFSRNGTYWGKIDGNAQEIVFTPIANPATRVAALVSGEVDVMEPVPVQDIARINAAPNARVITGPELRTIFLGMDQKRDELLYSNIKGKNPFKDKRVRQAVYQAIDIAGIQRTVMRGASRPTGLLVGPGINGWTAEQDKRLPFDVEAAKKLMIEAGYPNGFEVTMNCPNDRYVNDGQICQSVAANLAKINVKINLAAETKGTYFPKILRRDTSFYMLGWTPTTYDSHNALSSLTACPDDKGTGQFNLGAYCNPKLDELTKKIQSESDKTKRNELIKEAFKIHADDIGTLPLHQQSLAWGVSKKVELVQLADNFMYFKWMSIKP, encoded by the coding sequence ATGAGTTTCAAGAAGAAAGTGGCCGCGGCCACCGTTCTGTGCGCCCTGGGCGCCATCAGCCTGGTCGCGAGCGCGCAGACCATCCGCATTGCCAACCAGGGCGACGCGCTGTCGCTCGATCCGCACTCGCTGAACGAGTCGCTGCAGTTGAGCGTGACCGCCAACGTCTATGAAACCCTGGTGGGCCGCAACAAGGACCTGAGCCTGGCGCCGCTGCTCGCTACCAGCTGGAAGCAGACCTCGCCGAACATCTGGCGCTTCGAACTGCGCAAGGGCGTGGTGTTCCACGACGGCACGCCGTTCACCGCCGATGACGTGGTTTTCAGCTTTGCGCGTGCGCAGGGCGACGGCTCCGACCTTCGCGCCACGCTGAGCGACATCAAGGCCGTGCGCAAGGTGGGCGACCTCGCCGTCGAGATCGAAACCAACGGCCCGTTCCCGATCCTGCCCGACGTGATCTCGCTCACCATGATCATGAGCAAGAAGTGGTGCGAGGAAAACCAGGCCACCAAGCCTGTCGACCGCCGCAAGGGCATCGAGAACACCGCATCGTTCAAGGCCAACGGCACCGGCCCGTTCCGCGTGCGCGAGCGCCAGCCCAACGTGCGCACCGTGTTCTCGCGCAACGGCACTTACTGGGGCAAGATCGACGGCAACGCGCAAGAAATCGTCTTCACGCCCATCGCCAACCCCGCCACCCGCGTGGCCGCACTGGTCTCCGGCGAAGTCGACGTGATGGAGCCGGTGCCTGTGCAAGACATTGCGCGCATCAATGCGGCGCCGAACGCACGCGTCATTACCGGCCCTGAACTGCGCACCATCTTCCTGGGCATGGACCAGAAGCGCGACGAGCTGCTGTATTCCAACATCAAGGGCAAGAACCCGTTCAAGGACAAGCGCGTTCGGCAGGCTGTCTACCAGGCCATCGACATCGCCGGCATCCAGCGCACCGTGATGCGCGGCGCCTCGCGTCCGACCGGCCTCCTGGTGGGCCCCGGCATCAACGGCTGGACCGCCGAGCAGGACAAGCGCCTGCCTTTCGACGTCGAAGCCGCCAAGAAGCTCATGATCGAAGCCGGCTACCCGAACGGCTTTGAAGTGACGATGAACTGCCCGAACGACCGCTACGTGAACGACGGCCAGATCTGCCAGAGCGTGGCTGCCAACCTTGCGAAGATCAACGTCAAGATCAACCTGGCTGCCGAGACCAAGGGCACCTACTTCCCCAAGATCCTGCGCCGCGACACCAGCTTCTACATGCTGGGCTGGACCCCGACCACCTACGACTCGCACAACGCGCTGAGCTCGCTCACCGCCTGCCCGGACGACAAGGGCACGGGCCAGTTCAACCTGGGTGCTTACTGCAACCCCAAGCTCGACGAGCTGACGAAGAAGATCCAGTCCGAAAGCGACAAGACCAAGCGCAACGAGCTGATCAAGGAAGCCTTCAAGATCCATGCGGACGACATCGGCACCCTGCCGCTGCACCAGCAGTCGCTGGCGTGGGGCGTGAGCAAGAAGGTCGAGCTGGTGCAGCTGGCCGACAACTTCATGTACTTCAAGTGGATGAGCATCAAGCCGTGA